The following proteins are co-located in the Peromyscus maniculatus bairdii isolate BWxNUB_F1_BW_parent chromosome 23, HU_Pman_BW_mat_3.1, whole genome shotgun sequence genome:
- the Chfr gene encoding E3 ubiquitin-protein ligase CHFR isoform X2 — protein sequence MEQPGEEEQQPPQEPWGRLLRLGAEEDEPQILLWKREWTIGRRRGCDLSFPSNKLVSGDHCKLRVDDKSGQVTLEDTSTNGTVINKLQVVKKQTYPLQSGDIIYLVYRKNEPEHNVAYLYESLNEKQSLPQESFEANKENMFHVTKDSSGPGQGDDLQVPPLSPVAQTCLEEPQPSTSTSDLFPTASTSSLEPELTSAGQKHSSSSGLGNAGISPKECSSRIANGELSSLSPVLQDKETPFSLETEDHEELEPAKKRMKGDGELDLNLQLLIADQHGNAQTSHEDVRVASVKPDKMEETLTCIICQDLLHDCVSLQPCMHTFCAACYSGWMERSSLCPTCRCPVERICKNHILNNLVEAYLIQHPDKSRSEEDLRSMDARNKITQDMLQPKVRRSFSDEEGSSEDLLELSDVDSESSDISQPYIVCRQCPEYRRQAVQSLPCPVPDNELGATQALGGEAPSTSASLPAAQDYMCPLQGSHAICTCCFQPMPDRRAEREQDSSVAPQQCAVCLQPFCHLYWGCTRTGCFGCLAPFCELNLGDKCLDGVLNNNNYESDILKNYLATRGLTWKNMLAESLLALQRGVFLLSDYRVTGNTVLCYCCGLRSFRELTYQYRQNIPASELPVTVTSRPDCYWGRNCRTQVKAHHAMKFNHICEQTRFKN from the exons ATGGAGCAACCCGGAGAAGAGGAGCAGCAGCCACCGCAGGAGCCCTGGGGGAGGCTCCTTCGTCTAGGCGCGGAGGAGGACGAACCTCAAATCCTTCTGTGGAAACGCGAGTGGACCATCGGAAGGAGGAGAG GTTGTGACCTCTCTTTCCCCAGCAATAAACTGGTCTCTGGAGATCACTGTAAACTTAGAGTGGATGACAAATCTGGTCAGGTGACCCTGGAAGACACCAG cACCAATGGAACAGTAATCAACAAGCTGCAAGTTGTTAAGAAGCAGACTTACCCTTTACAGAGTGGGGATATCATCTATTTGGTATACAGGAAGAATGAGCCAGAACACA ATGTGGCATACCTCTATGAatctttaaatgaaaaacaaagcttGCCTCAAGAATCCTTTG AAgccaataaagaaaatatgttccATGTGACCAAAGACTCCTCAGGTCCAGGGCAGGGTGATGACCTCCAGGTTCCACCATTGTCACCCGTGGCTCAAACATGCTTAGAGGAACCACAGCCATCAACATCGACATCAGACCTCTTCCCCACGGCCTCTACCTCTTCTTTGGAGCCAGAGCTGACCTCTGCAGGGCAAAAGCATTCCTCTAGCTCTG GACTTGGGAATGCAGGCATTTCCCCAAAAGAATGTAGTTCACGTATTGCAAATGGTGAACTCTCCAGCCTTTCTCCAGTTCTCCAAGACAAAGAAACACCCTTTTCTTTGGAAACTGAAGACCATGAGGAATTGGAGCCTGCCAAAAAAAGGATGAAAGGAG ATGGGGAGCTTGACTTAAACCTGCAGTTATTGATTGCAGACCAGCATGGAAATGCGCAAACCTCACATGAGGATGTCAGAGTTGCCTCTGTGAAGCCAGACAAGATGGAGGAGACACTAACCTGCATCATCTGTCAAGACCTTCTGCATGACTGTGTGAG TTTGCAACCTTGTATGCACACATTTTGTGCGGCTTGCTACTCTGGCTGGATGGAGCGTTCATCTTTGTGCCCTACCTGCCGATGTCCAGTGGAGCGGATCTGCAAAAACCACATCCTGAACAACCTTGTGGAAGCATACCTTATTCAGCACCCAG ATAAGAGTCGCAGTGAAGAAGATCTGAGAAGTATGGATGCAAGGAATAAAATCACTCAAGATATGCTGCAACCCAAAGTCAGGAGGTCTTTCTCTGATGAAGAGGGGAGTTCAGAGGACCTGCTAGAGCTGTCAGATGTTGATAGTGAATCCTCAGACATCAG TCAGCCATATATTGTATGCAGACAGTGTCCTGAATACAGAAGGCAAGCAGTGCAGTCTCTTCCTTGCCCAGTCCCAGATAACGAGCTAGGAGCTACACAGGCCCTTGGTGGGGAAGCACCATCAACATCTGCTAGCTTGCCAGCAG CCCAGGATTATATGTGCCCTCTTCAAGGAAGCCACGCCATATGTACCTGTTGCTTCCAGCCTATGCCTGACCGGAGAGCTGAACGTGAGCAGGATTCCAGTGTTGCTCCTCAGCAGT GTGCAGTGTGCCTGCAACCCTTCTGCCATTTGTACTGGGGCTGCACCCGGACTGGCTGCTTTGGCTGCTTGGCTCCATTCTGTG AGCTCAACCTGGGGGACAAGTGCTTGGATGGAGTGCTGAACAATAACAACTATGAGTCGGACATCCTGAAG AATTACCTGGCAACCAGGGGTCTGACATGGAAAAATATGTTGGCAGAGAGTCTCCTAGCTCTACAGCGGGGTGTATTTCTACTGTCTG ATTACAGAGTCACTGGAAACACTGTACTGTGTTACTGCTGTGGTCTGCGCAGCTTCCGAGAGCTGACCTACCAGTATCGGCAGAACATTCCTGCTTCAGAGTTGCCAG tgACAGTAACATCCCGTCCTGATTGCTACTGGGGCCGTAACTGTCGCACTCAGGTGAAGGCTCACCATGCAAT GAAATTCAATCACATCTGTGAACAGACAAGGTTCAAGAACTGA
- the Chfr gene encoding E3 ubiquitin-protein ligase CHFR isoform X1 translates to MEQPGEEEQQPPQEPWGRLLRLGAEEDEPQILLWKREWTIGRRRGCDLSFPSNKLVSGDHCKLRVDDKSGQVTLEDTSTNGTVINKLQVVKKQTYPLQSGDIIYLVYRKNEPEHNVAYLYESLNEKQSLPQESFEANKENMFHVTKDSSGPGQGDDLQVPPLSPVAQTCLEEPQPSTSTSDLFPTASTSSLEPELTSAGQKHSSSSGLGNAGISPKECSSRIANGELSSLSPVLQDKETPFSLETEDHEELEPAKKRMKGDGELDLNLQLLIADQHGNAQTSHEDVRVASVKPDKMEETLTCIICQDLLHDCVSLQPCMHTFCAACYSGWMERSSLCPTCRCPVERICKNHILNNLVEAYLIQHPDKSRSEEDLRSMDARNKITQDMLQPKVRRSFSDEEGSSEDLLELSDVDSESSDISQPYIVCRQCPEYRRQAVQSLPCPVPDNELGATQALGGEAPSTSASLPAAAQDYMCPLQGSHAICTCCFQPMPDRRAEREQDSSVAPQQCAVCLQPFCHLYWGCTRTGCFGCLAPFCELNLGDKCLDGVLNNNNYESDILKNYLATRGLTWKNMLAESLLALQRGVFLLSDYRVTGNTVLCYCCGLRSFRELTYQYRQNIPASELPVTVTSRPDCYWGRNCRTQVKAHHAMKFNHICEQTRFKN, encoded by the exons ATGGAGCAACCCGGAGAAGAGGAGCAGCAGCCACCGCAGGAGCCCTGGGGGAGGCTCCTTCGTCTAGGCGCGGAGGAGGACGAACCTCAAATCCTTCTGTGGAAACGCGAGTGGACCATCGGAAGGAGGAGAG GTTGTGACCTCTCTTTCCCCAGCAATAAACTGGTCTCTGGAGATCACTGTAAACTTAGAGTGGATGACAAATCTGGTCAGGTGACCCTGGAAGACACCAG cACCAATGGAACAGTAATCAACAAGCTGCAAGTTGTTAAGAAGCAGACTTACCCTTTACAGAGTGGGGATATCATCTATTTGGTATACAGGAAGAATGAGCCAGAACACA ATGTGGCATACCTCTATGAatctttaaatgaaaaacaaagcttGCCTCAAGAATCCTTTG AAgccaataaagaaaatatgttccATGTGACCAAAGACTCCTCAGGTCCAGGGCAGGGTGATGACCTCCAGGTTCCACCATTGTCACCCGTGGCTCAAACATGCTTAGAGGAACCACAGCCATCAACATCGACATCAGACCTCTTCCCCACGGCCTCTACCTCTTCTTTGGAGCCAGAGCTGACCTCTGCAGGGCAAAAGCATTCCTCTAGCTCTG GACTTGGGAATGCAGGCATTTCCCCAAAAGAATGTAGTTCACGTATTGCAAATGGTGAACTCTCCAGCCTTTCTCCAGTTCTCCAAGACAAAGAAACACCCTTTTCTTTGGAAACTGAAGACCATGAGGAATTGGAGCCTGCCAAAAAAAGGATGAAAGGAG ATGGGGAGCTTGACTTAAACCTGCAGTTATTGATTGCAGACCAGCATGGAAATGCGCAAACCTCACATGAGGATGTCAGAGTTGCCTCTGTGAAGCCAGACAAGATGGAGGAGACACTAACCTGCATCATCTGTCAAGACCTTCTGCATGACTGTGTGAG TTTGCAACCTTGTATGCACACATTTTGTGCGGCTTGCTACTCTGGCTGGATGGAGCGTTCATCTTTGTGCCCTACCTGCCGATGTCCAGTGGAGCGGATCTGCAAAAACCACATCCTGAACAACCTTGTGGAAGCATACCTTATTCAGCACCCAG ATAAGAGTCGCAGTGAAGAAGATCTGAGAAGTATGGATGCAAGGAATAAAATCACTCAAGATATGCTGCAACCCAAAGTCAGGAGGTCTTTCTCTGATGAAGAGGGGAGTTCAGAGGACCTGCTAGAGCTGTCAGATGTTGATAGTGAATCCTCAGACATCAG TCAGCCATATATTGTATGCAGACAGTGTCCTGAATACAGAAGGCAAGCAGTGCAGTCTCTTCCTTGCCCAGTCCCAGATAACGAGCTAGGAGCTACACAGGCCCTTGGTGGGGAAGCACCATCAACATCTGCTAGCTTGCCAGCAG CAGCCCAGGATTATATGTGCCCTCTTCAAGGAAGCCACGCCATATGTACCTGTTGCTTCCAGCCTATGCCTGACCGGAGAGCTGAACGTGAGCAGGATTCCAGTGTTGCTCCTCAGCAGT GTGCAGTGTGCCTGCAACCCTTCTGCCATTTGTACTGGGGCTGCACCCGGACTGGCTGCTTTGGCTGCTTGGCTCCATTCTGTG AGCTCAACCTGGGGGACAAGTGCTTGGATGGAGTGCTGAACAATAACAACTATGAGTCGGACATCCTGAAG AATTACCTGGCAACCAGGGGTCTGACATGGAAAAATATGTTGGCAGAGAGTCTCCTAGCTCTACAGCGGGGTGTATTTCTACTGTCTG ATTACAGAGTCACTGGAAACACTGTACTGTGTTACTGCTGTGGTCTGCGCAGCTTCCGAGAGCTGACCTACCAGTATCGGCAGAACATTCCTGCTTCAGAGTTGCCAG tgACAGTAACATCCCGTCCTGATTGCTACTGGGGCCGTAACTGTCGCACTCAGGTGAAGGCTCACCATGCAAT GAAATTCAATCACATCTGTGAACAGACAAGGTTCAAGAACTGA